The Christiangramia forsetii KT0803 DNA segment CCGGTATCTTCAATGGAAACTTCTATATTTCCCTGTTCAACTTCTTTTACAGTTACAGAACAAGGCAGAAAAATACCGGTTTGTGGATCTTTTGAAATTGCACTGGAAGCCGTCTCCGGATTACAAACCGATAGTATAACCTGTGAGGGCATATCTTTTAAGTGGTCTTTTAAATAATCTTTTAGGTTTAATTCAAAAAGAATATCAAATTCCCTTCTTTTTAATGCTCCCTTTACGTTATCTAAAATTTCAGCAAATGGCTGAGAACCATACCGCTGACTTATACAATAAGCGGTATGTTGACTTTCAGTATAATTCTGGTTTTTCATCCCTTTCTTTCTGGCTGGATTTTTTCTCTCCATCTTTATATAATTGAAAAATTATAGCCTGGCTATTACTTGCTTTAACTTATCTCCGATTTCTGTGGCGACCTGTTCCAAGTCTTTGTTTTTTACCGCCTGCATAGATGCCATTGGATTTACCGCAGCGACTTCAATTTTTCCATTTCCCATTTCCTGGACAATAACATTACAAGGTAACATGGTGCCAATCTTATCTTCTGCTTTCAATGCTTTGTGAGCATAAGGGGCATTGCAGGCTCCCAGAATACGATACTTTTTAAAATCGATATCCAGTTTTTTCTTAAGGGTTTCGGTGACATTTATTTCAGTTAGTACCCCAAAACCTTCCTTTTCCAGTTCATCTGTAACTTTTTCAATTACTTCTTCAAATTCTCCCGTAATAGTCTTGTTAAAATAATATTCCATAACTGATATTTTTTTATTCCTCATAAAGATAAGAAGATATAAAAACTCTTAACGTAACGATTGTTACATAAAATTGAGGAATTTTCCAGTGTAACAAAGGTTACATGGAGTGGTATTTAATTCTCATACATTTGAATAATCTATGATAATAAAACAATCTATAGCAATTTTACTGATGATAATTTTTTCAGGAAAACTTATCACGGTAGATTCTGATATTTTCAGTTTTATACTGGATACTAATCAGGTAATCCTGCTAAATCCTTTCTGTGAAAGAAAAAATAATAATCTTAAGGAAAACGGAGACCATTTTGGAACCTCTTCTCCAATACAATTATCGAAACTAGCCAGGATCTATTCAAATAATTATCAGTTTACAGAAGAAATTAAAATCCCTGAAATTCGAGATCAGAATCTTAGGAAATTTTTTTATGTAAGGCCATTAATTTTAGGCGTTCATCCCAGAAAATTATATCCGCCTCCCAAATATTCATTAATCTCATAGGATTTAAAATGGTTTGGAAAATTATGTTTTTCAGCCTTAATTATTCACAAATTTTATTGAATTATATGAAAGCAACTATTCCTGTATCCTATAGATCGGTACAGCTATTTCGCATTTTACTTAGCGGAATATTTTTAGTGGCGAGTTTTAACCATATTTTGAATCTGGAAAAAACGCTAAATCGAATTGACCAGGCGAGGTTTAAAGGCATTGCCTATTTCTTTGGTAATCCTGAATATTTAGTGATCATATCGGGAATTGTTATGATGATCGCCGGATTTTGTCTACTTATCGGCTATAAAACCCGATTGGCGGCAATAGCTCTGGCGTCAGTGATAATACCAATTACTTTAACTGTCCAGGTAGGACAAATTCACACTTTAGGTCCTCTTTTTAAAAATATAGCCATATTAGGAGGACTTCTATTTTTTATATTAAACGATATTCAAACATTTAAAAAACAATAATTATGAAAAAGCTAATTCTAGGAGTATTTCTTTTAACACTCACATTTTCGAATACTCTAAACGCACAAACATCCAAACAAGAGGATCATTCACATAATTATGTGGTGCTTACGAAAAAGATCCCCCAACTTCAGCCAATTATTTTAACCGCTGAAGCGCTGGCGGAAGAAGATGGGAAGAGTTTCGGGGATTTCCAAGCGATTATCTGTGGAAAAACCGTAGAGGAACTTACAAACAAAGAAGTGATGATGGACTTTATTGAAAAAGCTGAAAAAGCTCACGTGAAAATTGTGGTATGTGGGTTCTCCTTAAAAAAGTTCAAAGTGAATAAAGAAGACATTCCAGAGGTACTTGAAGTGGTGGACAATGGTATTCTGCATGATTTTCAACTGCAAAAGAAAGGTTATTTGAGTATAGAACTCTAAATATTCAGTAAGTTAATTAGTTGAAGTATAAACCATAGGAGCTAAGGTTCTTATGGTTTATTTTATTTTTCTATCTGAATAGAATTTCAGGAAATTACAGTGCAAACTTAAAAAAGAATAAAAATAATTATTACTTTCGCATTGTCAATAAAATTTCGACTCTATATATTTGAAACTAATTAGAAATATATTGTTCTTTACTGCTGCCATCATCATGGTAGGCCACGATATTGTGCCCCATAATGATCTTGCAGAAAATAAAGAAAATGCTATTTCGCAGGAATCAATAATAGCTTCTCAACATATAGATCAAAAACATTCAGAATTAGGTCACATTTTTGAGCATTTTCAGCATTCTTCAAATGAAAGAGCTTTTGAATATGCAAATGGGATCGAAAAAAACCTGAATGTCAAAATTCAACTACTTCAAAATTCTGCTGCGATAATTGATATAGATGATCAATTCATTTGGTATAGCAATTTTGAAAAGCAACGTTTTCGGGATTATCCTTTAATTCCATATTTTTCTACATTATCATCTCATACCCTTCGGGGCCCTCCTATCTCGTAGTTAACACCTTTCACTTTAATAAAACCTTTATATCAAATGGATCAAACCCATTGAATAAAGTTTTGTTACCAGGATTTTCCGTCTAATCCCGGAATAACCCTCCATTTGAATACCCTTCAATAAATTAATTTTTAACTCATGTTCTTTTTCTGAGCAGCGGAGGGGCGTATTCATGTTTTCAATTTTAACTCGAGCTTTTAAAATAGTAGTATATAATGTTAGATAAAATTATTCAGTTTTCGATAAATAACAAGCTGGTTATCGGAATACTAACCCTGTTCCTTATAGGCTGGGGAACATATTCACTTACCAGGTTACCTATAGATGCTGTACCCGATATTACAGATAACCAGGTAATGGTCATTACAGTTTCTCCTACCCTTGCAGCCCAGGAGGTAGAGCAACTGGTAACTTTTCCTGTTGAACAAACTATGGTAAGTATACCTGAAATAAAAGAAATGCGATCTTTCTCGCGATTTGGGCTTTCAATAGTAACTATAGTATTTGAGGAAGATACTGACCTCTATTGGGCAAGACAGCAGGTTCAGGAAAGATTATCTGCTGCGGCAGACGAGATACCCCAGGGTGTTGGAAAACCTGAGATGGCACCCGTAACCACTGGATTAGGGGAAATCTATCAATATGTGGTGCATCCAGAAGAAGGTTATGAAGACGAATATGATGCAACTGAATTGAGAACAATTCAAGATTGGATTATCAAGCGTCAACTTTTAGGAACCCCTGGTGTAGCAGAGGTTAGTGGTTTTGGGGGGTTTGTTAAACAATATGAAATAGCTATTGATCCCGATAAACTTCAAAGTATGGATATTACTATTGAAGAAATTTTTACCGCTCTTGAAAAAAACAACCAGAATACCGGTGGGGCTTATATCGATAAAGGACCAAATGCATTCTTTATCAGAAGTGAAGGTCTGGTTAATAACCTGCAAGAACTTGAGAAAATAGTAATTAAAGAAAGTAGTGGAACCCCGATACTGGTTAGGGATGTGGCCAAAGTACAATTTGGGCACGGGGTGCGATATGGGGCTGCAACACGAAATGGCGAAGGTGAAGTAGTAACCGGTATTGTAATGATGCTTAAAGGGGCAAATTCTTCTGCGGTAATCAATAATGTAAAAGATAAAATTGAACAAATTAAAGAAACCCTGCCCGAAGGAGTCACTATTGAACCCTACCTGGATAGAAAGAAATTAGTAGACCGTGCTATTAGTACGGTAACAACGAACCTTACCGAAGGGGCACTTATAGTAATTTTTGTATTAGTTCTTTTTCTTGGGAATTTAAGGGGAGGATTGGTAGTTGCGTCTGTTATCCCTCTAGCCATGCTGTTCGCTATATCAATGATGAACATTTTTGGGGTATCGGGTAATTTAATGAGTCTTGGAGCAATAGATTTTGGAATTATTGTGGATGGTGCCGTGATCATTGTTGAAGCGGTAATGCATGGTATCAATAAAGCTAAACGCAAATATCCGGGAGTACTAAAACTTTCTCAAGCTCAAATGGATGCAGAAGTATTTGATTCTGCCAGTAAAATTAGAACATCAGCTGCATTTGGAGAAATAATAATATTAATTGTCTATCTGCCAATACTGGCATTAACAGGTGTTGCAGGTAAAATGTTCCATCCTATGGCCCAAACCGTTTCTTTTGCCATCTTAGGAGCTTTTATCCTTTCACTTACTTATGTTCCTATGATGTCTGCCTTGGTTTTAAGTAAAAAAACAGAACATAAAAGAAACTTTTCCGATAAAATGATGGATTTTTTCCAACGAGGATATCAACCAATTATTGAAAAAGCCATCCATACAAAATTATTGGTTGTTGGAATTGCGGTGGGACTATTTGCCATGGCTTTAATTGCTTTTTTCCGAATGGGAGGGGAGTTTATCCCACAGTTGGATGAAGGGGATTTTGCCGTTGAAACACGGGTTCCTGTGGGGAGTTCTATAGATCAAATGATAGATGTATCTCAAAAAGCACAAACCATATTATTGAGTCAGTATCCAGATGAGGTAACCCAGGTGGTCAATAAAATAGGTTCCGGGGAAATCCCTACAGATCCTATGCCCATTGAGGCTGGTGATATGATGGTGATTTTGAGCCCTAAGGACGAATGGACCAGTGCGGAAGATCGAGAAGGCTTAATAGAAGAAATGCAGGCATCATTATCGGTGATCCCCAATGCTACATTTAGTTTTCAACAGCCTATTCAAATGCGTTTTAATGAATTATTAACTGGTGCAAAGCAGGATGTGGTTATTAAAATATATGGGGAAGATCTTAATACTCTTTCTGATTTAGCAGGAAATGTCGGGAGAAAAATTCAATCTGTAGAAGGTGTTGAAGATCTATACGTGGAGGAAATTACGGGGCTTCCTCAAATTCAAATACAGTTGGACAGGGATAAAATAGCACAATATGGACTTAATGTAGAAACGATAAATAATGCCATAGAGACCGGTTTTGCAGGTAAAGCTGCCGGAATGGTATTCGAGGGGGAAAGACGTTTCGATTTGGTGGTACGATTAGAAGAGGCAAGTCGTGGTGATATCAGGGATGTGGAAAATTTATTTATAGGCACTCCCGCAGGACAACAGATCCCTCTCAGCGAATTAGCTAATATTTCGTTTCAACCGGGCCCGGTGCAAATCCAAAGGGACAATGCAAAAAGAAGGGTAACTATTGGATTTAATGTAAGGAACAGGGATGTTCAAAGTATTGTTGACGATATAAAATCTATCATTGGCGATAATATTGATCTTCCTGCTGGTTATTATGTAACCTACGGGGGGCAATTCCAAAATTTAAAAGAAGCCAATCAACGCCTATTAATAGCATTACCAATAGCCCTGCTGCTTATTTTGATTTTATTATATTTTACATTTGGCTCTATAAAGCAAAGTCTGCTGATTTTTACAGCTATACCTTTATCTGCCATCGGTGGTGTTTTTGCCTTACTACTTAGGGGAATGCCTTTTAGCATATCGGCGGGAGTTGGTTTTATCGCTCTGTTTGGTGTAGCCGTATTGAATGGTATTGTACTCATTGCAGAATTTAACAGGCTCGACAAAGAAGGCGTTAGTGATATATATGAGCGGGTCCTTCAGGGTACCAGGGTACGTTTAAGGCCGGTATTAATGACGGCTACAGTTGCTTCTCTTGGTTTCCTTCCTATGGCGCTTTCTAATACATCAGGTGCAGAAGTACAACGGCCATTGGCCACTGTAGTAATAGGTGGGTTAATTACGGCTACGGCCTTAACCCTAATCGTGCTTCCGGTCCTGTATATATATTTTACTGAAGGGAAAGTCAAATTCAATTTCAGAAAAAGAAAAATAGCCACCACTTTACTCGTGATTGGGGGAATATTCTTTCCGGCCATGCAATTGCAAGCACAGGAAATAGACCCGGTTCAGGAACGAGAAATTTCCTTAGAACAAGCTATTGAAATGGCAATTGAAAATAATAACCGCATTAAGATTGCCCAATATGAAATAGATGTTGAAAAAACAGGAAAATATGGAGCGATTACCATCCCTAAAACAGAGTTCTCCTATAGTAACGGCGAATTCAATACCCCAACAATAAAGGATAATTTGTATGGAGTTACACAGCGGATCAATTTCCCCACGGTTTATACCAGTCAGTTCAAGCTGGCTAAAGCCAGAGTCAAAAATAGTGAACAACTCAAGGTTATAGCCGAAAACGAACTGGTTGCAGATGTTAAATCTGCCTATTTGAGATACCTGTATTTAAAGGAAAATGAACATTTGTTACAGCACCAGGATAGTCTGTACAGCAATCTTAACAGATCAAGCTCGATGCGCTACAAAACAGGTGAATCCACGAAACTGGAAAGTGTGACCTCGGCAACGCAATCGATGCAAATAAGGAACAGGCTTCAGCAAAATGAAGCCGATTTAAGGATCGCTAAAAAACAACTACAGGTGGTGCTTAACACCAATGATAATATAAGTGTTACGAATACAGAACTTACTCCTATGGAGTTAGATTTTACTATGGAAAGCCAATCGGTGAAACAAAGTCCTTTATACCTCTATTTTCAACAACAATTGGAGTTAAAGAAACGGGAGACCAACGTGGAAAGAAATAAAGTTTTACCTGACCTAATGTTCGGGTATAACAGTCAAACTTTTATTGGGGATCAATTTATAGATGGCCAGGATATTAAATATGATAACGGTGATCGATTTTCCTTTTTTCAGGTTGGTGTGGCTATCCCCATATTCCCGGGGGGGCATCGTTCCAGGATAAAGGCAGCTAAAATTGAAGAGAATATTGCACAATCTCAAATAGAACTGAACCAAACCCAGTTAGAGGGAGAACTTCAGAATTTACTACAGGAATATTACAAGTTACAAGGAACTCTCAATTACTATCAAAATGAGGCCCTGCCACAAGCAGAACTGATTATTGATAACTCCGAAAAAAGTTTTCGAAGCGGAAATGTTTCTTATGCCCAATACCTGCAGAACCTCACTTTAGCGAATAGTATTCAGACAGAGTACTTAAACACCCTTTATCAATACAATCAATCCATTATAGTTATTGAAGCCCTGCTGGGACTGTAAAACCTAATGATATCACATTAAAAATATAAAAGATGAAAATTAAATTCAATACAAAAATTTCGCTACTCATTTTATCCACCCTTTTGGTAGTGGCGTGTGGCAATAATGATTCTGAAAAGACCGAAACTTCCGCAGAATCTTCTACGACAAAAGAAACGCCTGTTGCTAACGGGGCCAAACAGGTCACTTTTACAAAGGATCAATATAATCTCGCCGGAATAGAAACCGGGGAAGTTGAAATGAGAAATCTTAGCAACATCATTAAATTAAATGGGGTTATTGATGTGGAACCTGAAAGCATGGCTTCTGTATCTGCGCCATTAGGGGGGTATATAAAAACTGCCGGGAGATTACCTGGGGAAGAGGTCAAAAAAGGGCAAGTCCTGGCTACAATCGAAAATCCCGAATTTATCCAGATACAACAGGACTATTTGGAAAGTTTGAGCAGGCTACAATTCCTTGAAGAAGAATATAACCGGCAAAAACAGTTAAGGGAAGAGGATATCAATTCGGCAAAAACCTTTCAACAGGTTTCTTCCGACTATAAAATTACACAAGGACGGGTTAAGGCATACGAACAGCAACTTGCCCTTGCGGGTATTAGTAGAAGGAATGTTCAAAATGGTAATATAGCTCGAACTGCGAATTTATACGCCCCTATAACAGGTTTTATAAAAGAGAGCAACGTTAACATAGGTGATTTCATTTCCCCTGAAGAAGTGTTATTTGAAATTGTAAATACTGATGATGTTCATATCGCACTCAATGCATTTGAAAAAGATCTGGAAAAAATAGAGATTGGCCAAACCGTGAAATTTTCCCTTTCTAATGACAATACTTATGACCGTACTGCAGAGGTGTTCCTGATAGGAAAAGCTACAGGAGAGAATAGGATAACCCCCGTTCATTCCCACATTTCAGAGGAAGACGAAAAAGGTCTTTTACCTGGTATGTATGTAAAAGCCTGGGTAGAAACTGGTACGGAGCAACAAAATGCGGTACTCTCTGAAGCAATTGTCCAATATCAGGGGAAAGACTTTGTTGTTCTACAAACCCGGGAGACGGCGAATGCTTATACTTTTAGGTTAGAGCAGGTTAAAAAAGGCCTTGAGCAGGAAGGATATACGGCCATAAGCTTTGCTGAAAATACTGATATTAACAATCTAAAGCCCGTGGTAAAGAATGCTTATTCCATTTTATCTGCATTAAGAAATTCTGAAGAAGAATAATAAAAGGTATTTGGAAACTAATTTCAAAATATTAGGATGAAAATAGGCAAGGTGATATTCAAATTAACAGAACCTTTTCAGGCGCTGCAAAATAGGCTGTTCGCGAAAGTATATCTGGCACAGACTATTAGCCTGCTGGGGGATGCTTTTACCTGGGTTGGTCTTGCCTTGCTTGCCTATCAATTTGGGGAAGAAAGGGCTGCTATAATATTGGCTGCCGCGCTTACATTGAGGGTCACTGCTTTTATCATCTTTTCGCCATTTGCCGGTGTACTTGCAGATCGTATGGATCGAAAAAAGATTTTGTATACGACGCATTTTATTAGGATGGGTCTGGTTGCCTTACTGCCGTTCATTACGGCCGAATGGCAAATTTATGCAATCGTATTTCTTATGAATGTTTTCAATGCTTTTTTTAGCCCTACTTATAGATCTGTTATCCCTCAGATTGTGGATAAAAGATTATATCGGCAAGCTATTGGGTTATCGGCTGCCACGTATCAGTTATTAGGGGTTTTAGGTCCGGGTTTAGCGGGAATACTTGCAGTCTGGATGGGAGCCAGGGAGATATTCCTGGTTGATGCGGGAACATTTATTATCGCAGGGATTTTACTTTTAACACTCCCTAAAACCTTTTTAAATGCAACTAAGGAAGAAGTTCCCAGTAAACACCCAACCACCTGGCAGGATGTTACTAAAGGAGCCAGGCTCTTGTTTCAAAATAAGTATATCCGTTTTGCACTTTTCATAGAACTGGTATCGGCTATGGCAGGAGCATTTATCCTGGTTAATACTATAATACTGGTTAAAGGTGGTTTAGAGTTAACTGATAAGGATTATGGTTTGATTATGGCGGCCTTTGGTATTGGTGCAACAGTGGCTGCTTTTGTTTCAGGAGCTATTGATAAATCTAAATCGAGACAAGTTTCCTTATTATTGGGAGCATTAGTATTGGGACTGTCAATTAGTGCCGCAAACTATCTTAATTTTTCTTTGCTTTTTGTGTTCTGGATCTTTGCAGGGTTGGGACAAAGTCTTGCAGAAATTCCTTCAGAAACCCTTATTGGGGAAAATATATCAGATAGTGAACAGGGAAAAGTATATGGTTCCCATTTCGCTTTTTCCCATCTATGGTGGGCGATTTCTTATCCAATAGCAGGATACCTTGGGACTAATTTCCCAGATAGGGAATTTCTCTATGGTGGAATTATCACTTTGACATTGTTGACGATTGTTTTTCTGTTTCTCAGGCCAAAGGATAGTGTTAGAAAATCAAAACATTTAAAATCGCGGAAAGTAGGTTAGGCATTAACTAAGAGTATGAATATTATGGAAGATCATAAAAACAATAAGACCGTTATTTATCAGTGTAATGGAGTAAACTGCCGAAAGAAAAAAGGCAAGCTTTTACATTATTATATGAAGAAATATAAACTGAAAAACAAAATTGAAGTTGATATAATAGATTGTAACAATAGATGTCAACAAGCCCCTGTTCTCCATCTTCATCCAGACGATATTTGGTTTTCGGAGAAAGATTTAGGAACAGTTATTAAAAGATATATTTTGAATAAATAATCCAACTAGGCTGTATCTAAGTCAATTATGGGAAGAGTATCTCAAAAATTAAAAAGCAATAAATCTCAAAATAAAAAAATTATGAAAAAAGTATTTTTTATCACAACAGTTGTTTTGGCCCTATTAGTATCGTGTAAAGAAACTAAGAAGGAAGAAACTGGTCCCAATGCGAAAAAGGATAATAATGCAGAAATGGTTAGGATCGAAGATAGCATCCAAATGACCCGCGAAAAAACAATGGATAGTTTAGAGCAGGTTAAATCACATGGGCATGCCCATTAATAATCGAAGTGCCAATGTACTGCGATGTGCAATGGGACTTAAACAATTTTATTATGAAAATTAAAAAAATATATGCCTTTCTCTTTCTTTTTCTATGCGGAGCATTCGGCTCTCTGGCATATGCTCACGGAGTAGATGAAAACACACAAACGTTTCTATTGGGAAATAGTGGCGTGGCATTTGGCCCATTTTTATACATAGGAGCTAAACATATGATTACCGGCTATGATCACTTACTATTTTTGGTCGGTGTTATTTTCTTTCTGTATAAACCGAAACAAGTACTCTTATATGTTAGTTTCTTTACCATTGGCCATAGCACCACTTTGTTATTAGGTGTTTTAGCCGATATCAATATTAATGCGTACTTAATCGATGCTATTATCGCCTTATCTATCGTATATAAAGGCTTTGATAATTTAGGCGGCTTTAAGCGCTTCTTTGGTAAACAGCCGAATACCCAGGCGGCGGTTTTGATATTCGGGTTGTTTCACGGTTTTGGTCTTGCAAGTAAGTTACAAGAATTTAAATTCGACCGTGAGGGTCTCTTGACTAATCTAATTGGTTTCAATATTGGAGTAGAAATAGGGCAATTTATTGCTTTAGCAGTAGTATTGATTCTTATCACGGTTTGGAGAAGACATCGCAGCTTTATGAAATTTTCAACAATTACAAATACAGCTTTAATGGCCGCAGGTTTTTTATTGCTCGGCTTTCAATTAACAGGCTACTTTACATCTTAAAAAATATAATTATGTCAGAAATGAAACCTCCATTATTGGAAAAAAATAAAATTATAAAAGCAACTCTTATTTCACTTATCGTAGGAGCATTATTACTAGTGATAGCTGTTTTGCCAGCCGAATATGGAATGGATCCTACAGGTGTGGGGAAACTGATAGGATTTAGCAAACTATACGTTCCAGAAGAATCCGGAACAAATAGTTTAGGAGTAATGGCAACAAACTCAACCACTCCTCTCATTAAATTAGAAAAGGCAGGTTCAGGGCCAAATGTGGAAAGACCTGCTGAGGCCGATAATCCACCTCCAACTACGCAATTAAAATCACGTGAGGATGAAACTAAAGTGGTGGTTCCGGCAGGAAAAGGAATTGAGTTCAAAATAGATATGCTCAAATATGGAAAAATGAAATATGAATGGACTACCGCTAACGGTGAGGTTCTTTATTTTGATTTTCACGGAGAAGTAAAACAGGAAAAAAAAGTTAAAGAGGTTTACTTCGAGAGTTATACTATTTCCAGCTCCAATAATATGGTGGGAACCTTATTGGCCCCATATGACGGGAAACATGGTTGGTTTTTCAGAAACACCGGTAATGAGGATGTCACGGTAACTTTGAGACTTAAAGGTCAGTATTCATTATAATTTTAAGTCCTGCAATGGAAGGTGAATTTCTGCCTATTTAGAATTTCCTAAAATACTATTGAACCAGAGAAAAACAAGAAGCCATAATAGGAGAAGCCTCTAAAACTACTTTGAATTTTAAAATTACATATTTCAAACATAGTTCAGTTAACATCCATGAAAAGCAGGAACAAAGGAAAAAAAAGTGCTAATTCCGGAACCTTCAAAAGAGCAGGTTTTAGAGCAGGATCTAAGGAGAAAGGGGGCAAATGGAGTATTTCGGATCTTCTTTCCCTAATTTTTATTTTTATAGTCGTTTTAGGGATAATTTTATATATCTACCAGCATTTAACACTGTTGTTTTAAAAGTTTATCGGTTTGATTTAAAGTGTTTTACGATATTTAGGTGTACATAGTTCTACATTTAAGACAGGTCTTTACAGCATAGAGATTTTATTAGTTGAAGTATAAACCATAGGAGCTAAGATTCTTATGGTTTATTTTATTTTCCCCTAAATCTCTGTGATAAATTATTACTTTTGTAATCAGTGCAAATACAAAATCAAATAAAAGCCTTATTCCTTCTAGGTGTATTTATGCTGATGTCTTTTCATCAGGTAATACCTCATGCACATCATGAACATGAGGAGGAGAAGAACGAGGTTGCACACCAGCATTCCGGTGAAGATCATCACCACGAAAAGAAAAAGGAAGATAAGCGAGGCGGATTCTTGTCTTATTTGCTGGCTATTCATTCTCATACGAGTGCTTCCAATGAAATTCCGGTTATTAAGGAATATTCCGAGGACGTCAGGGTTCAAAATACCGAAGCTAAAAAGAAAGCTTCAAATAAATACTATTTAGGTAATTGGGTTTTAGCTGATCAGGATTCAGAAAATTTTGAAATTTATCAGCCTCCCAACGATTATTTTAATCCCTATTTATCTTTACTCTCACTTCGGGGACCTCCCGACTTAGTTTGATCAGCTAGTCAGGCCACTACTTAAAATAGCTGGCTGACCTTATCGTATAGATTAAACTAAAATCAAAATTTATGTACAGAAATATAGTTTCCGCTGTATGCGGAATACTAATCTTTATGGGCTCATTCGCCCAGGATACCGGTATGAACGGCATTTTGGAGCAGATTAGCCAGAATAACAGGCAACTCAAGGCATATCAGTCTTATATGGCTAGTCAGAATCTTGCTAATAAAACGGAGAACAACCTGCAGGATCCCGAGGTTTCAGCCTTTTATCTTCCGTTCGGGGAACATCAAACCGGTGATTATACTGAATATCTGGTTTCTCAGCAATTTGAGTTTCCTACAGTTTATGGAGCACGCAGCAAGCGTATTGAAAAGCAAAAGGAATTGCTGGAACTAGAGTATGAAACGCTACGTGAAGAGGTATTACTGAATGCCAAGAAACAGCTTTTGGAATTGCAGACCCTGCAGAAACGAAAAGAGCTGGAGGAAAAAAGAGTAGAGCAGGCCAAACAGGTGTATGATCAAATTCAGCGTTTATTCAATGCAGAACAGATTGGTATCCTGGAATTGAATAAAGCCAAAGTAGCCTGGTTACAGGAGCAGTTTGAACTGGATCAGGTCAACATTAGGATTAGGAGCACATTGCTGGAACTTCAGAAATTGAACGGTGGAAATACAATTGAGGCTGAAGAGGTAGAATTTTTCGCAGATCCTGAATTGGCCGAAATGCAGACGCTTTGGGAAGAAAAACTTTCCGAAGATGCCGAAATTCAGCAGTTAAAAGCTCGTGAGAATCTTGCCCAACAGCAGGTAAAACTGGAAAAGAATAAAATTCTTCCAGACCTAAGCATTGGTTATAATT contains these protein-coding regions:
- a CDS encoding DUF302 domain-containing protein, producing MERKNPARKKGMKNQNYTESQHTAYCISQRYGSQPFAEILDNVKGALKRREFDILFELNLKDYLKDHLKDMPSQVILSVCNPETASSAISKDPQTGIFLPCSVTVKEVEQGNIEVSIEDTGVTWSPSKELTQLSKKITETLKGILSEAEQPGMKL
- a CDS encoding DoxX family protein encodes the protein MKATIPVSYRSVQLFRILLSGIFLVASFNHILNLEKTLNRIDQARFKGIAYFFGNPEYLVIISGIVMMIAGFCLLIGYKTRLAAIALASVIIPITLTVQVGQIHTLGPLFKNIAILGGLLFFILNDIQTFKKQ
- a CDS encoding DUF302 domain-containing protein, with protein sequence MEYYFNKTITGEFEEVIEKVTDELEKEGFGVLTEINVTETLKKKLDIDFKKYRILGACNAPYAHKALKAEDKIGTMLPCNVIVQEMGNGKIEVAAVNPMASMQAVKNKDLEQVATEIGDKLKQVIARL
- a CDS encoding sulfur reduction protein DsrE, producing MKKLILGVFLLTLTFSNTLNAQTSKQEDHSHNYVVLTKKIPQLQPIILTAEALAEEDGKSFGDFQAIICGKTVEELTNKEVMMDFIEKAEKAHVKIVVCGFSLKKFKVNKEDIPEVLEVVDNGILHDFQLQKKGYLSIEL
- a CDS encoding CusA/CzcA family heavy metal efflux RND transporter, whose amino-acid sequence is MLDKIIQFSINNKLVIGILTLFLIGWGTYSLTRLPIDAVPDITDNQVMVITVSPTLAAQEVEQLVTFPVEQTMVSIPEIKEMRSFSRFGLSIVTIVFEEDTDLYWARQQVQERLSAAADEIPQGVGKPEMAPVTTGLGEIYQYVVHPEEGYEDEYDATELRTIQDWIIKRQLLGTPGVAEVSGFGGFVKQYEIAIDPDKLQSMDITIEEIFTALEKNNQNTGGAYIDKGPNAFFIRSEGLVNNLQELEKIVIKESSGTPILVRDVAKVQFGHGVRYGAATRNGEGEVVTGIVMMLKGANSSAVINNVKDKIEQIKETLPEGVTIEPYLDRKKLVDRAISTVTTNLTEGALIVIFVLVLFLGNLRGGLVVASVIPLAMLFAISMMNIFGVSGNLMSLGAIDFGIIVDGAVIIVEAVMHGINKAKRKYPGVLKLSQAQMDAEVFDSASKIRTSAAFGEIIILIVYLPILALTGVAGKMFHPMAQTVSFAILGAFILSLTYVPMMSALVLSKKTEHKRNFSDKMMDFFQRGYQPIIEKAIHTKLLVVGIAVGLFAMALIAFFRMGGEFIPQLDEGDFAVETRVPVGSSIDQMIDVSQKAQTILLSQYPDEVTQVVNKIGSGEIPTDPMPIEAGDMMVILSPKDEWTSAEDREGLIEEMQASLSVIPNATFSFQQPIQMRFNELLTGAKQDVVIKIYGEDLNTLSDLAGNVGRKIQSVEGVEDLYVEEITGLPQIQIQLDRDKIAQYGLNVETINNAIETGFAGKAAGMVFEGERRFDLVVRLEEASRGDIRDVENLFIGTPAGQQIPLSELANISFQPGPVQIQRDNAKRRVTIGFNVRNRDVQSIVDDIKSIIGDNIDLPAGYYVTYGGQFQNLKEANQRLLIALPIALLLILILLYFTFGSIKQSLLIFTAIPLSAIGGVFALLLRGMPFSISAGVGFIALFGVAVLNGIVLIAEFNRLDKEGVSDIYERVLQGTRVRLRPVLMTATVASLGFLPMALSNTSGAEVQRPLATVVIGGLITATALTLIVLPVLYIYFTEGKVKFNFRKRKIATTLLVIGGIFFPAMQLQAQEIDPVQEREISLEQAIEMAIENNNRIKIAQYEIDVEKTGKYGAITIPKTEFSYSNGEFNTPTIKDNLYGVTQRINFPTVYTSQFKLAKARVKNSEQLKVIAENELVADVKSAYLRYLYLKENEHLLQHQDSLYSNLNRSSSMRYKTGESTKLESVTSATQSMQIRNRLQQNEADLRIAKKQLQVVLNTNDNISVTNTELTPMELDFTMESQSVKQSPLYLYFQQQLELKKRETNVERNKVLPDLMFGYNSQTFIGDQFIDGQDIKYDNGDRFSFFQVGVAIPIFPGGHRSRIKAAKIEENIAQSQIELNQTQLEGELQNLLQEYYKLQGTLNYYQNEALPQAELIIDNSEKSFRSGNVSYAQYLQNLTLANSIQTEYLNTLYQYNQSIIVIEALLGL